The Eleginops maclovinus isolate JMC-PN-2008 ecotype Puerto Natales chromosome 3, JC_Emac_rtc_rv5, whole genome shotgun sequence genome includes a region encoding these proteins:
- the abcb4 gene encoding ATP-binding cassette, sub-family B (MDR/TAP), member 4, with the protein MDKKDEAEMMDAPKYQQNGDLSEGKKKGKKKEKEPKLPMVGPIGVFRFASGVDILLIVTGTLCAMVHGVILPLMCIVFGDMTDSFINDSAMNQYNGSIPNATMPRNSTLQQEMMGFAINYSILGCIVLLVAYGQVAFWTLAAGRQATRIRKLFFHHIMQQEIGWFDVTETGELNTRLTDDIYKIEQGIGDKAGRLLQAFTTFITAFIIGFIKGWKLTLVILAVSPALALAAGVFSKVLASFTTKEQTAYAKAGAVAQEVLSAIRTVFAFSGQDREINRYNKNLEDAKNMGIKKATSANFSMGLTFLLIYLSYALAFWYGSTLILSNEYTIGSVLTVFFTVLIGAFAVGQTSPNLQTFSSARGAAHKVYSIIDHKPVIDSYSEAGFKPDSIKGNIEFKNICFNYPSRPDIQVLNDLSLSVKSGQTIALVGSSGCGKSTTIQLLQRFYDPLEGSVTIDGHDIRSLNIRYLRDMIGVVSQEPILFATTIAENIRYGRLNVTKQEVEQAAKEANAYDFIMSLPDTFETMVGDRGTQMSGGQKQRIAIARALVRNPKILLLDEATSALDAESETIVQSALDKVRLGRTTIIVAHRLSTIRNADVIAGFQKGAVVEMGSHSKLMEEKGVYHTLVTMQTFQKEEETVEAQSEPSADEKSPFVHSNSRCSLKKRKTTRGSSFAVSEGDKEEKEKLDEEKEEMKDEDIPPVSFFKIFRLNIPEWPYILVGTICAIINGVMQPLFAVIFSNIITVFAHPDQDIVRKRATLFSLMFVVIGAVSFVATFFQGFCFGKSGELLTLKLRLGAFKAMMRQDLGWFDEPKNSVGALTTRLATDAAQVQGATGVRMAMLAQNLANMGTSIIISFVYGWELTLLVLAVVPFMAVAGAVEMKALTGTAAEDKKELEKSGKIATEAIENIRTVVSLNREPEFESLYQENLEIPFKNSQKNAHVHGLTFSFSQAMIYFAYAGCFRFGAWLVEENRMDIQGVFLVVSAILYGAMALGEANSFAPNYAKAKVSAAHLLSLMDRKPAIDNLSQAGESPVKFDGNVQFDGVMFNYPSRPDVPILQGLNLKVKKGETLALVGSSGCGKSTTIQLLERFYDPREGRVLLDNKNSQELNIHWLRSQIGIVSQEPVLFDCTIAENIAYGDNSRIATQAEIEEAAKAANIHSFIESLPKKYNTQAGDKGTQLSGGQKQRVAIARAILRNPKVLLLDEATSALDTESEKVVQEALDEASKGRTCIIVAHRLSTIQNADRIAVFKGGVVVEEGTHQQLLAKKGFYYMLVTTQMGHGRE; encoded by the exons TGAAGgcaagaagaaaggaaagaagaaagagaaagaaccAAAGTTGCCCATGGTTGGCCCCATTGGTGTG TTTAGGTTTGCAAGCGGGGTGGACATTCTGTTGATAGTGACTGGGACGCTCTGTGCTATGGTTCACGGTGTCATTCTTCCTCTCATGTGTATTGTGTTTGGAGACATGACAGACAGCTTCATAAATGACTCTGCGATGAACCAATACAATGGCAGCATCCCCA ATGCTACAATGCCAAGAAACAGCACTCTACAACAAGAAATGATGGG CTTTGCCATCAACTACTCTATCCTGGGATGTATTGTGCTGCTGGTTGCCTACGGGCAGGTGGCCTTCTGGACACTGGCCGCTGGACGGCAGGCCACACGCATCCGCAAGTTGTTCTTCCACCACATCATGCAGCAAGAGATCGGCTGGTTCGATGTCACTGAAACAGGAGAGCTCAACACACGTCTCACAGA TGATATCTACAAGATCGAACAAGGAATTGGCGACAAAGCTGGGAGACTTCTCCAGGCCTTTACCACCTTCATCACTGCGTTTATCATCGGCTTCATCAAAGGCTGGAAACTCACCCTCGTCATCCTGGCTGTTAGCCCTGCGCTGGCCCTTGCAGCTGGAGTCTTCTCCAAG GTGCTGGCGTCTTTCACTACTAAAGAGCAGACTGCATATGCCAAAGCTGGAGCTGTGGCGCAAGAGGTGCTTTCTGCTATCCGGACAGTGTTTGCCTTCAGTGGTCAGGACAGAGAAATCAATAG ATACAATAAGAACTTGGAGGATGCAAAGAATATGGGAATAAAGAAGGCGACATCAGCTAACTTTTCCATGGGGCTCACCTTCCTGTTGATCTACCTGTCCTACGCTCTGGCCTTCTGGTACGGAAGTACGCTCATCCTGAGTAACGAGTACACCATTGGATCTGTCCTTACT GTGTTCTTCACCGTGCTTATTGGAGCGTTCGCAGTGGGACAGACCTCTCCTAACCTCCAGACTTTCTCCAGCGCCCGGGGAGCTGCACATAAAGTGTACAGCATTATTGATCAT AAACCCGTCATCGACAGTTATTCAGAGGCCGGTTTCAAGCCTGACTCCATCAAAGGAAACATTGAGTTCAAGAACATTTGCTTCAACTACCCCTCGAGGCCAGACATCCAG GTTTTAAATGACTTGTCTCTGAGCGTAAAGAGTGGACAGACCATTGCCTTGGTAGGGAGCAGCGGCTGTGGGAAAAGTACAACgatccagctgctgcagaggttCTACGATCCTCTGGAAGGATCT GTGACTATTGATGGGCACGATATCCGTTCTCTTAACATCCGCTACCTGAGAGATATGATCGGCGTGGTGAGTCAGGAGCCCATTCTCTTCGCAACCACCATCGCGGAGAACATCAGATATGGCCGACTTAACGTGACCAAACAGGAGGTCGAACAAGCTGCCAAGGAGGCCAACGCTTATGACTTCATTATGAGCCTTCCTGAC ACATTTGAGACAATGGTCGGAGACCGAGGGACTCAAATGAGTGGCGGACAGAAGCAAAGGATCGCAATTGCTCGAGCTCTAGTCCGCAACCCCAAAATCCTTCTGTTGGACGAAGCCACATCTGCGCTTGATGCTGAGAGTGAGACCATTGTGCAATCTGCACTCGACAag GTCCGACTCGGTCGTACCACCATCATTGTTGCCCACCGCCTGTCAACCATCAGAAACGCTGACGTCATCGCTGGCTTCCAGAAAGGTGCAGTTGTGGAGATGGGCAGTCACAGCAAACTGATGGAAGAAAAAGGAGTCTACCACACACTGGTCACcatgcag ACTTtccagaaagaggaggagacggTTGAGGCACAGTCTGAGCCATCTGCTGATGAGAAGAGCCCGTTCGTCCATTCCAACTCTCGCTGCTCTCTGAAAAAGAGGAAGACCACAAGAGGCTCCTCCTTCGCTGTCTCTGAGggagacaaagaggagaaagaaaagttggatgaggagaaggaggagatgaag GATGAAGATATTCCCcctgtgtctttctttaaaatattccGTCTCAACATTCCTGAGTGGCCGTACATTTTGGTGGGGACGATCTGTGCCATCATCAACGGCGTAATGCAGCCACTGTTCGCTGTCATCTTCTCCAACATCATCACT GTGTTTGCACATCCAGATCAAGACATTGTCAGGAAAAGAGCCACGTTATTTTCTctgatgtttgttgttattgGAGCGGTGTCCTTTGTCGCCACGTTTTTCCAG GGCTTCTGTTTTGGGAAATCTGGAGAGCTCCTGACTCTTAAACTGAGACTCGGGGCCTTTAAAGCCATGATGAGACAG gACCTTGGCTGGTTTGACGAACCTAAAAACAGTGTTGGAGCACTCACTACGAGACTGGCCACAGATGCAGCCCAAGTGCAAGGG GCTACAGGAGTGCGTATGGCCATGCTGGCCCAGAACCTCGCCAACATGGGCACCAGCATAATCATCTCCTTCGTGTACGGCTGGGAGCTGACCCTGCTCGTCCTGGCTGTGGTTCCCTTCATGGCGGTGGCTGGTGCTGTGGAGATGAAGGCGCTCACTGGAACCGCTGCTGAAGACaagaaggagctggagaagtcTGGAAAG ATTGCTACAGAGGCCATCGAGAATATCCGCACTGTTGTCTCCCTTAACAGAGAACCGGAGTTTGAGTCTTTGTATCAGGAAAACCTCGAAATACCATTCAA GAACTCCCAGAAAAATGCCCATGTGCACGGCCTTACCTTCTCCTTCAGCCAAGCCATGATCTACTTCGCCTATGCAGGCTGTTTCCGCTTTGGAGCTTGGCTTGTTGAGGAGAACAGAATGGATATTCAGGGAGTATTCCT TGTGGTTTCTGCTATTCTGTACGGAGCCATGGCTCTCGGAGAGGCCAACTCCTTTGCTCCAAACTACGCTAAGGCCAAAGTCTCAGCTGCCCACCTCCTGTCGCTGATGGACAGAAAGCCCGCCATTGATAACCTTTCTCAGGCGGGAGAGTCACCG GTCAAATTTGATGGTAATGTGCAATTTGACGGTGTTATGTTTAACTACCCGTCACGCCCGGATGTGCCAATCCTGCAAGGGCTGAATCTGAAGGTGAAAAAGGGAGAGACTCTAGCCTTGGTGGGGAGCAGTGGCTGTGGAAAGAGCACCACCATCCAGCTGCTGGAGAGGTTCTACGACCCCAGAGAGGGGAGAGTG CTTCTGGACAATAAAAATTCACAAGAGCTGAACATCCATTGGTTGAGATCTCAGATCGGCATCGTATCCCAGGAGCCGGTGCTGTTTGACTGCACTATAGCCGAAAACATCGCCTATGGAGACAACAGCCGAATCGCAACGCAGGCGGAGATAGAGGAAGCTGCCAAAGCGGCCAACATCCACAGCTTCATTGAAAGCCTGCCAAAG AAGTACAACACTCAGGCAGGTGATAAGGGAACGCAGCTGTCAGGTGGTCAGAAGCAGCGTGTAGCCATAGCCCGAGCTATCCTTCGCAACCCCAAAGTGCTGCTTCTGGACGAGGCCACCTCCGCACTCGACACTGAGAGTGAAAAG GTGGTGCAGGAGGCGTTAGACGAGGCCAGTAAGGGCAGGACGTGCATCATTGTTGCCCACCGTCTGTCCACCATCCAAAACGCAGACCGAATCGCTGTCTTCAAGGGAGGAGTGGTGGTAGAAGAGGGGACACATCAACAGCTGCTGGCCAAAAAGGGATTCTACTACATGCTGGTCACCACACAGATGGGACACGGGAGGGAATAG
- the crot gene encoding peroxisomal carnitine O-octanoyltransferase, with amino-acid sequence MESHLSKAPPETTFQYQDTLPSLPLPSLESSLSKYLNAVRPFASEEEFKSTLDIVKKFQVGVGQELHQKLLQKARTNRNWLEEWWLDAAYLEVRIPSQLNVNFAGPGPYLEHSWPPEEGTQLQRASINTWHTLQYWNLIRTERLHPQKAGKLPLDMDQFRMLFATCKVPGVKKDTIRNYFKTESEGPCPSHVVVMCRGRIFTFDAVCDGQILTPPEILRQLSYVKEYCEGEPEGDGVSALTSEERTRWALTREHLISIDPHNSNILETIQSSLFVIALDETKPYSSPLNYTNITRASLTGDPTVRWGDKSYNSLCFTDGTFGSTCDHAPYDAMVLVSLCWYLDQQIKATEGKWKGSEAVRPVPRPEELVFTVDEKVQSDICHAKQQYMEKAQDMQIVCYAFTGFGKDAIKQKKLHPDTFIQLAKQLAFQRMHKRLGSCYETAMTRKFYHGRTETMRPCTQEAVNWCEAMMDPSCDAESRRKAMMAAFNTHNKLMIDAQEGKGFDRHFLGLYLIAREEGLPTPDLFMDPLYALSGGGGNFVLSSSLVGYTTVLGAVAPMVHHGYGFFYCIREDRIVISISAWNSCRETDAASLFNNFSSSMHEMLHLATTSQL; translated from the exons ATGGAGAGTCATTTGTCAAAGGCTCCCCCAGAGACGACCTTCCAGTACCAAGACACCCTGCCATCCCTGCCTCTCCCATCACTAGAGAGTAGCCTGTCAAAGTACCTGAATGCAG TTCGTCCATTTGCATCTGAGGAAGAGTTTAAGTCTACGTTGGACATTGTGAAGAAATTTCAAGTGGGTGTTGGCCAAGAGCTGCACCAAAAACTTCTGCAGAAAGCCAGAACCAACAGGAATTGG CTGGAAGAGTGGTGGTTAGATGCTGCATATCTGGAGGTTCGCATCCCATCTCAGCTGAATGTGAACTTTGCCGGCCCAGGGCCTTACCTGGAGCACAGCTGGCCTCCTGAAGAGGGAACCCAGCTGCAGAGGGCCAGTATTAACACATGGCACACACTACAGTACTGGAACCTGATCCGCAC GGAGAGGCTGCATCCTCAGAAAGCTGGCAAACTACCGTTAGATATGGACCAGTTCAGAATGCTGTTCGCCACCTGCAAAGTACCTGGAGTAAAGAAGGACACCATTCGTAACTACTTCAAGACAG AAAGTGAAGGACCGTGCCCTTCCCATGTGGTAGTGATGTGTCGTGGACGGATCTTTACATTTGACGCTGTGTGTGATGGACAAATCCTCACTCCTCCAGAAATACTCAG GCAGCTGAGCTATGTGAAAGAGTACTGTGAGGGGGAGCCAGAGGGAGACGGAGTGTCTGCCCTCACCTCAGAGGAGAGGACTCGCTGGGCACTG ACCCGGGAGCATCTAATAAGCATTGATCCACACAATAGCAACATCCTGGAGACCATCCAGAGCAGCCTGTTCGTCATAGCTCTGGATGAAACAAAACCCTATTCCTCTCCATTGAACTACACAAAT ATAACCAGGGCATCCCTTACAGGCGACCCCACCGTCCGCTGGGGCGACAAATCGTACAACTCACTCTGCTTCACAGATGGAACTTTTGGATCCACGTGTGAT CATGCACCGTATGATGCCATGGTGCTGGTGTCTCTGTGTTGGTATCTGGACCAGCAAATCAAAGCTACAGAAGGCAAATGGAAG GGTTCAGAGGCAGTCAGACCCGTGCCCCGTCCTGAGGAGCTGGTGTTTACTGTGGACGAAAAAGTCCAGAGTGACATCTGCCACGCCAAACAGCAGTACATGGAGAAG GCGCAGGACATGCAGATTGTGTGTTACGCCTTCACAGGATTTGGAAAAGATGCCATCAAACAGAAGAAGCTGCACCCCGACACTTTTATTCAACTAGCAAAGCAGCTGGCTTTCCAGCGAATGCACAAAAG GCTGGGCAGTTGTTATGAGACGGCAATGACTCGCAAGTTCTACCATGGCAGGACGGAGACGATGCGACCCTGCACCCAGGAGGCTGTCAACTGGTGTGAAGCCATGATGGACCCCTCGTGTGAT GCTGAAAGCAGAAGGAAAGCCATGATGGCAGCCTTCAATACGCACAACAAACTGATGATTGATGCCCAGGAAGGAAAAG GTTTTGACAGGCATTTTCTTGGGCTGTATCTTATCGCCAGAGAGGAGGGACTTCCTACTCCAGACCTCTTCATGGATCCTCTTTACGCATTGAG cgGTGGAGGAGGTAACTTCGTGCTGTCGTCCAGCCTGGTGGGCTACACCACAGTTCTTGGGGCTGTGGCTCCCATGGTGCACCACGGCTACGGCTTTTTCTATTGCATCAGAGAGGATAG GATTGTGATCTCTATCTCGGCTTGGAACTCTTGCCGTGAGACAGACGCAGCGTCACTCTTCAACAACTTCTCCAGCTCCATGCATGAGATGCTCCACCTGGCCACCACATCTCAGCtataa
- the acbd7 gene encoding acyl-CoA-binding domain-containing protein 7: MASQAEFEKLAEDVKKVKTRPTDEELLELYGLYKQATVGDVNTERPGMLDFKGKAKWDAWNSRKEMSKDDAMSAYIALAKEVISKYGM; the protein is encoded by the exons ATGGCTTCtcag GCAGAGTTTGAGAAATTGGCAGAGGATGTGAAGAAAGTGAAGACGAGGCCTACAGacgaggagctgctggagctctaTGGCCTTTATAAGCAGGCAACCGTAGGAGATGTTAACACCG AAAGACCAGGAATGCTGGACTTCAAAGGAAAAGCAAAGTGGGACGCATGGAACTCCAGGAAAG AAATGTCCAAGGACGATGCCATGTCGGCCTACATTGCACTTGCAAAGGAAGTCATCAGCAAATATGGCATGTAA
- the rpp38 gene encoding ribonuclease P protein subunit p38 — translation MAAAGKPTKKESKKYIPTKTSFTSPFTPKWGTLPQEDMHFILNTVKAKLVSMGLEKKELKVFRPWRKKKDQKPAATPEPVPQVSEVQMKDSPKNGWTDVAARRQLAIGVNEVTKALERNELRLLLVCKSVKPKHMTDHLIVLSATRGVPACQVPRLSQSVSEPLGLKSVLALGFRNCASKDDEVFTDTVEAITPRVPSLDVAWLQGAAPRLTSEDPVDMEEEEEVGQKQGQKRKVESETEDVTESASSFTLQPLKVKKIVANPAKKKKKEEVKSNK, via the coding sequence ATGGCTGCTGCGGGAAAGCCaactaaaaaagaaagcaagaagTACATTCCGACCAAGACCTCGTTCACCTCACCATTCACTCCAAAATGGGGCACACTCCCCCAGGAAGACATGCATTTCATCCTGAACACTGTGAAGGCCAAGCTGGTTTCCATGGGCCTTGAGAAGAAAGAGTTGAAAGTGTTTCGCCcctggaggaaaaagaaagaccaGAAACCTGCTGCTACACCAGAGCCTGTTCCCCAGGTGAGTGAGGTGCAGATGAAGGATTCTCCTAAAAACGGCTGGACAGATGTGGCAGCTAGGAGACAACTGGCCATTGGGGTAAATGAGGTCACCAAAGCTTTAGAGAGGAACGAGCTCAGACTGTTGCTTGTGTGCAAGTCTGTGAAGCCCAAACACATGACGGACCACCTGATAGTGCTGAGTGCAACTAGAGGTGTGCCGGCCTGCCAGGTGCCTCGTCTGAGCCAGAGCGTGTCGGAGCCGCTGGGACTGAAAAGTGTCCTTGCTCTGGGATTCAGAAATTGTGCCTCTAAAGATGACGAGGTGTTCACTGACACTGTTGAGGCCATTACACCCAGAGTGCCCTCCCTGGATGTGGCATGGTTACAAGGTGCAGCACCCAGACTAACATCTGAAGACCCTGTTGacatggaggaagaagaggaggttgGCCAGAAGCAGGGCCAAAAAAGGAAAGTAGAGAGTGAAACTGAGGATGTCACAGAGTCTGCCTCCTCCTTCACTCTTCAGCCTctcaaagttaaaaaaatagttGCTAACcctgcaaagaaaaaaaaaaaggaagaagtaaaatcaaacaaataa
- the nmt2 gene encoding glycylpeptide N-tetradecanoyltransferase 2 has translation MMAEDSESAASQQSLELDDQDTCGIDGDNEEENEHLQGSPGGDLGAKRKKKKQKRKKEKPSSGGAKSDSASDSQEIKNPGLPIQKLQDIQRAMELLSCQGPAKSIDDASKHKYQFWDTQPVPKLNEVVTSHGPIEADKENIRQEPYSLPQGFMWDTLDLSNADVLKELYTLLNENYVEDDDNMFRFDYSPNFLKWALRPPGWLPQWHCGVRVSSNKKLVGFISAIPADIRIYDTLKRMVEINFLCVHKKLRSKRVAPVLIREITRRVNIEGIFQAVYTAGVVLPKPVSTCRYWHRSLNPRKLVEVKFSHLSRNMTLQRTMKLYRLPDSTKTPGLRPMERRDIPQVTELLQKFLKRFQLAPSMGEEEVSHWFLPQDNIIDTFVVEGAGGVLTDFTSFYTLPSTVMHHPLHRSLKAAYSFYNVHTQTPLLDLMNDALILAKLKGFDVFNALDLMENKVFLEKLKFGIGDGNLQYYLYNWKCPPMDPDKVGLVLQ, from the exons atgatgGCGGAGGACAGTGAATCTGCGGCCAGTCAGCAGAGCCTGGAGCTAGACGACCAGGATACCTGTGGGATAGACGGCGACAACGAAGAGGAGAATGAGCATTTGCAAGG GAGTCCAGGGGGAGATTTGGGGgccaagaggaagaagaagaagcagaagaggaagaaagagaagccAAGCTCGGGGGGAGCCAAGTCTGATTCTGCATCTGACTCTCAGGAGATAAAG AATCCTGGTTTGCCCATTCAGAAGCTGCAGGACATCCAAAGAGCCATGGAGCTGCTGTCCTGCCAGGGTCCAGCAAAGAGCATTGATGATGCATCCAAGCACAAGTACCAGTTCTGGGACACCCAGCCTGTGCCAAAGCTAA ATGAGGTGGTGACGAGTCACGGGCCGATAGAAGCTGACAAAGAAAACATTAGACAGGAGCCATATTCCTTACCTCAAGGCTTTATGTGGGACACTCTGGATCTCAGCAATGCAGATGTA CTGAAGGAGTTGTACACATTGTTAAATGAAAACTATGTGGAGGATGATGACAACATGTTCAGATTTGATTATTCACCAAACTTTCTCAAATG GGCTCTGCGTCCCCCTGGTTGGTTACCACAGTGGCATTGTGGAGTGAGAGTGTCCTCAAATAAGAAGCTTGTTGGCTTCATCAGTGCCATCCCTGCAGATATACGCATCTATGACAC ACTGAAGAGAATGGTTGAAATCAACTTCCTGTGCGTCCATAAGAAGCTGCGCTCAAAGCGTGTTGCTCCAGTGCTCATCAGAGAGATCACACGGAGGGTGAACATAGAAGGAATATTCCAGGCAGTATACACAGCAGGAGTGGTACTGCCTAAACCTGTGTCCACATGCAG gtACTGGCATCGTTCTTTGAACCCCAGGAAGCTTGTGGAAGTGAAGTTCTCCCACCTGAGCCGAAACATGACTCTGCAAAGAACCATGAAGCTCTACAGACTACCAGAT AGCACCAAGACCCCAGGTCTGCGGCCGATGGAGAGGCGTGACATCCCCCAAGTCACTGAGCTGCTACAGAAATTCCTTAAACGCTTCCAGCTTGCTCCTTCTATGGGAGAAGAAGAGGTGTCTCACTGGTTCTTGCCGCAGGACAACATCATTGACACATTTGTAGTAGAG GGTGCTGGTGGTGTACTGACAGACTTCACTAGTTTCTACACTCTGCCCTCGACCGTGATGCATCACCCTCTACATAGGAGCCTGAAGGCTGCTTACTCTTTTTACAACGTTCATACACAAACCCCACTACTGGACTTAATGAATGATGCTCTGATCCTGGCCAAGCTG AAAGGGTTTGATGTGTTCAATGCCCTGGATCTAATGGAGAATAAGGTGTTCCTGGAAAAGCTCAAGTTTGGCATAGGAGATGGAAATCTGCAGTATTACCTCTACAACTGGAAATGTCCCCCTATGGACCCTGATAAG GTTGGCCTCGTTCTTCAGTAG